One genomic segment of Arachis duranensis cultivar V14167 chromosome 4, aradu.V14167.gnm2.J7QH, whole genome shotgun sequence includes these proteins:
- the LOC107483201 gene encoding uncharacterized protein LOC107483201: protein MKWTDEEKKKVELNAKAINLMHCAISFEEFRKVSRCKTAKEIWDKLRLTHEGTKQVRETRIDMLMKEYEMFSMKEDESIDQMFERFSIIINNLDAMGRSYSKETLVRKILRSLTKKWEVKSTAILMSG from the coding sequence ATGAAATGGAcagatgaagaaaagaagaaggttgAACTCAATGCTAAGGCAATCAATCTGATGCACTGTGCGATCAGCTTTGAAGAATTCAGAAAAGTGTCAAGGTGTAAAACAGCGAAAGAAATCTGGGATAAGCTCAGACTCACTCATGAAGGCACTAAGCAAGTAAGGGAGACCAGAATTGACATGCTGATGAAGGAGTATGAAATGTTCAGTATGAAGGAAGATGAGAGCATCGATCAAATGTTCGAAAGGTTCTCGATAATAATCAACAATCTGGACGCCATGGGAAGAAGCTACTCCAAAGAAACCTTGGTAAGAAAGATTCTGAGAAGTCTTACTAAGAAATGGGAAGTGAAAAGCACAGCcatcttgatgagcggataa